The genomic segment AGTgaaatcacaattattttttattaattctttaggaaaataacataggtaggtattatacatcaACATCAATCTACAATAGTCGATTTTGACtgatctatttattttattctatactccagtggaatattaatttattaatttacctgaattagtaaatagtatttaataattattaacatacattgaatactaaaattattaggtagtaaATCGATGTCGTTGTCTTGGTATCTcagattttgtaaaattaaaaccgATTAAAACTGACCATACAACacttggtaggtacctatcacatAAGAAATCAGCTGTTTACctattttaaccaaaaaataattttatgataatctaGATACAAATAATaggttgtatacctattatacttacctatgtattatatgatttttatgtataataattatatgacataGATACATTCTATTATACTAACACATAGTCCTACTATTTCTACTAGTAGAAGGTCTATTTTACTAACATGACAAGCTATTGATATAATGCAAAATGTATGAGATATTCATATTTGATACCTAACTAACTATTTAGGCAAGAAAACAGTAACATACTTGTTGAAGACATACTAAACAAGCTAAACATTCCTATATACATAGctgaattttaagttttaacaactAATATTAGTACCTCTCTACCTActacattttgttttcagtCTTgtcagataaataaataaatagtaggtataacaaataaatttttgatttttaaattaaatgttgactACGAGGTtgactattatagttatttgtcAAGGGTAATAAATCAACAACACTTTCTTCtgtaaagaaatttaaaatttagaataaaaatataggtacctagtaggtataggtaggtacgtaggtaatatggctttattaaaattaaaatgcttagTTTcagaaagtaaattattatttttattttaaaacctggcattaaaaaaatatttaaaatacttcttAGACattaatacaagtatttgaaGTTTTAAACACTAGAAATTGGTGCATTTATcttattgttaaatcaatataggtaggtgATTATAGATTAATATCATTACCGTTATTCAAAAGTTATATAGAGAATTAATATCTTACCTCATTCCAAAGTTAGATCTCCAAAATTCTGCAGCATCACTTTTGGTTATCCTAAATTTATCACCAGCAAATCTATGATTTGGAAATAATGCTTTGAGCTCACTGAGCATATGGCTGAACACTAAACTCAATTTGGTCAAATTTCTCCTATAATGTGAATTTTCATCATACATTTTCTCCTTGCCTTCTTTGAATAATTTGATGGCTTGTTTGCATTTTCGTATCACattcaaaatgaaaacattgaaaTGCTCATTGTTGTACAGCTCAGAAAGGTCATTCTCATACTGTGTATAAATGAACCTGAGCCGCTGATAGGTGTCTGGTAGTATATCGAGTATAAACGGTGGTGAGTTCTTCAGGTTCATCTTGGAATGTTGACACAGTTTCACAACCTTGTCCATCAGTTTCCATGTCTTCTCTAGCGTGCGCTTATCGATGGACGCTTTTGGTGATGTAATGGCTTCAGCAAATGCACCATGTAATTTCATCAATATCGAAGCCAGGTTCCTAGGCTGTATCATTCGGTTCGTGCTCGATGACATCATGACGTGCAAACACATCAATAGTTACGGGTACCGAGCGATGGATCACGGCTAGTGACGGTCACCGGACCGGCGTCACTGGCCCGgcatatacattatatcgtCCGACGACACGGCGAGATGTAACGTCGGTCGTCGATCGGCCGCCAAAGGAGTCGACACAAAAGTTGTTCGTGTCGCACTTTCTACACTCAGCTACAGTTACCTGAACACCAGACTACCATGGTGGCGATTTTACGCGAGGACCGCCAACGCGAACTGTGAAAACAACGAAATCGGAGAAAATTCGATCGGCGACGACTCGAGCACGGCCCGCACCGTTTCATTTACACATCAACATCGTCGcgagaaattaataattattaggtattattatttttcgttattattattactattattattattatgtattgtgtctGTACTAGTCTGGGCTACGGAGAAACGCGTATCGTTATCAGTGAGTTAGAGTGAGAGAATGTGCAAAACTACAAAAGAGGAAGTgggcaattattattatcattcgacACGGAAATGAAAAAATATCCAAGGTTTTCGGTCGGCCGTCGTATGGTGCGGAACGTTTCGCGCGATACCGCAACGGTGCCGTGCGTCACTGACGCACGTCCGGTTGTACAACACCACTTGCACCCGAACTGACTCTGTCTAATGGTCTGGTCCGTTGTAGTCCGCACTCCGTCATATACTCAATACTCATATAGTCATGTTATCGGCATTCGGAGGCGGAGGCGGCATGACGTGTCCCGTTGTGCGGGCAGAATAATACGGCAGACCATGATGGGAGTGAAACTGTTTTATTCCTCATATTAAATGTTCTGTAATATTACGTTTTATGATATTTCCTGGTTTGTCGTACGACGCGACGTGGCGGCTTTAAGCCGTACTCATAGTTATCGCGGCTCACCAGTCAAGTGCGCTACGAATTACGTAGTTACCTACGTCAATTATATTGGGTGCCAGACAAAATAGAtcttaacaatacatttatattttatatctgtcatataaatatataattatgcataataCCTATTTTGTCGTGGTACGTCACTACCTAAGGTGGTATGTGCTGCACCTTTTCGGGTACAGCTGCTGTGTGAGTCCAGCATCCAGtcttgtattcgaatacttgtatttaaaatactttcaaaaaactttttctttgtattttatttctgaataccaaataattttttttatttacagtcgtatttcaacaaacaatataatacatcatcAAATCAACACTTTTGAGACAATAAAAAAGCTTTGATTTTCTTccacagcatcttttctgataggaaagtgaatctattttgTACTTTTGGGTGTCGAAATTCccgatatttttcaaaagcgtcaggaaaaacaaacaacaataaggaaaaactgagatttttactcaaaaccaatttttgattaaattgattttgttttttagtatgggtaactctaaaaaaaattaccttagaTACATGACATTAGCACTGAATAttcctactttttttttagctattaaTTGGCATAAGCAAATTTCgagtttaattagtttttttttgaaattatggtCAGTAAAAAGTTTTcaagtttattagttttttttttctatgaatgtcaataaaactttatttgttcagtaaaaatacttgaaaatgtaatacatggctcctgctactatattgttacactgacatttgaaaaatattaaaaatccttagtcacggtttttttttatagcatttaaagttcaaaaattgacaaaatattatgtaaaaaataaaaatcacgaaaattagcaaattattttgagttaaaaattcgtaaaaatttttctttttaaatctaaaatttgaaaaaatattacaagatttcacataatattatctacctttatcaaaaaaaaaaatgtttacaagaaagtcaaattaatttttgatgagcgtttgaaattcataattttacaacatttggtattcgctcgatttctcatgtgaggattttcttatttcattgttattaaaaaacgaatgactgtagatacttaaaaatttcactgaatgtttatattagcattttctatatacgatgacattttgaaataattcgactctttttaagctgtttacggatattctcagttttcaatttttttagttttttttttctataaatatcaataaaattttgtgttatgggtaaaaaaacgtgaaaatttaatgcaaagcacatattgttacaataggagttgaaaaatattaaaaatacataggcataatttttttttttataagcatttgaagatcaaattttgacaaaatgtatcaaatttaaaattgaataattattttgtagttaaaaatatattaaatgttcattttttatatctaaggatttaaaatttaaaacaagattccacgtaagtagttaattctgttaccaaaaaatctaaaaaatacataaccacagtttatttttatactcattttaagttcaaatttggacgaaattataaattaaaaacctagagtaattgaattcaaatttatacaatCCAATATCCATTACACTTATTGTaacctacagtacagcagagcgacttccacttacccacctttttttatctattttttctataaatgtcaataaaatgttattaggtcaaaaatcaaaatccttGAACATTTTGTACAAGGATCCTCACGCATTGCTATAAtatcgatttaaaaatattaaaaatacataggcaagatttttttttataagcgttttaaGAAGATACCTACAAATGTTGATAAGATTTATcgtattgacaatttaaaaattattttgcagttaaaaatatataaaatgtacaattaattgtatagctaagggttaaaagttaaaaatatgggtccacgtaagtagtttatactgtaaccaaaaatctaaataaatatataaacgctgtttttttttaatagtaattagtaatttttttaaattcaattgagCCGGTTTGgcttcaaaaaattaattatctctAGCTTATTCAGTCATtgaattcttaataaataattctaattacTGTTAGggcatttttttagtttttttagaacattaaaatcatcaataataatatatgataatcaaTCCAGTAAAATTCAAAGGAGGGGCAACTGCGGACGCCCTTGAATAACTATGATTTAATGGAATGGGCTtgtctcaatataatataatacctataacgtGTTGGTTCCTTTTGATCAAGTAAAGGCTAATCAATCggtaaatgtattgttttattctaAAAACGTTGTCCCGTGCTAGATGCTTAAACCTGAGAGAATCGCCTGAGAACAATGCCAACAACCTACGACTAATACGACTAGACATTCTTCCGCAGATTTTAACTGTTCTTTTAAAGTAGTTAGAATAGTTAGATACTTAGATAGCTGTCATTTAATGtctgtgtgtaggtatattgaGGTTGTCGTAGATACACTAAACAATTTATCAAAACATTCACTATTCATAGGGCGATAgtacaattattacctattatttatctgTCAATAATTTAATCTATCCGCTTATGTCGAAAAACATAAACACCGATTATTGCAAATGATTATACGCACATGGGATTTTAACGGGGAGCTTAGTGGGCACTTGCCCTGGcggcaaaatttaaaaatgtttatagtcgGCATTCATATAAGTACAGTGTCTAATCGCTAGTTGAGAACACTCAATATCTTTTAGTAGGGCAATGCAATTTGAATAGCAAAAAaattaggtagtaataataCGTATCAACTATATCAACACTATCCACTATTGTctattaacttataaaaattctaaatatagtatcgtacctactattttttagtttttattgcataataatgaatttaaataattgttattcagaAATGTTTAAGGTTATATATTGTAGtacttatttatacaattaatttaaagtgCTATAGAAATTCTAACACTGTTTATTATACACACGTCAGCTAGATACTCAGTACTCACTACATTGTAATtagttaataactattaaattttaaatttgatacattttgtcaaaattcaaattttaaatgcttaaaaaaaaaattgtgactatctatttttaatattttttaactgcatgcaacccttgtattaaattttcacgtttttttacccaaaaaataacattttactgacaattatagaaaaaaaaacgaaaaaaaggtgggtaaaaggatgtcgctctgctgtacaataggttacaagtgggtcactgtagtggatggtgttaaatttgaattcaatgataaaataccactgtataagaaaaacgattctgagcgaagacggtcagacagcgtatgatattattaagtaggtataatatttttcaactgctattgtaacaatatattaggagccttctaatttctattaaattttcaagcttttgtacccaacgaataaaatttcattaatatttatagaataaaaaactaaaaatattggaaactgaaaatgtccctaaacagctcaaagtaaatcaaaatattttaaaagaggcatggtgtataaaaaatgctaatataaatatcctGTAAAAATGTCAGGTATCagcggtcattttttttttagagtttggccttatattatgtgcattggtttaaatttcaatgtttttggAACATAAAGTTCATAACCTTTTTTCCCAATATAATGTACTTACAATTTTAGGTAGATAattgataatcataataattaattaataataatatttattgcatttgaataacaaatacaaataaaatttaaagctTGCGGAGAAGATAATTGTTTCATTtcctttattgtttttattaacatttttatctgTAACATATTAAACATTGTTAGACTGTTTAACTAGTATAATTagatgtatactgtatataatgcatattaacaAGATTGCAACTATCTATCAATAAcacaatatgatttaataatgtacttatgtattatatagtgtaatttatgtaagattattatgtccttagaaatataaaaaaaataatcataattaaaggAAACGGAATTTTTTCTCAATTTAGTTGGTTCTAACATAACCAATGATAATATGTCTAATTGTAAACACATTAAAATGGAggctcaataatttaaattatacaattaaaaatgtatattttaggcaaaaaaaaaaaaataattctataagtgaggaaacatgtatattattgagtatatttaaaattgttttcatcacATGCATCATCTTCAATAGATTCTGATTGTATCATTTTGATAGTTGCAACAATAGACACGGTTGTGAAAATGTCTTCAGATATATCCATTACATTTTTCAACTTATTcctaaagaaataattatatgatcagattaaaaataatcaaatattatgactTTTATTATAAGACTATAACATAGAAACTAACCAAATTCTTTGATTAGCGACAGCAAAGACCTTGGGAAGCGGGAATCCATTAAATGTGCAAgctataggtattgtataagcTCCCATGTTTTCAAAAGTAATCCAATCGTCCATTTTCAGCAGTGGCATGTTCACAAAATCAACTACTTTATCTAAACCATCACAAGTAGGTCCCCAGATGGAACTCTCACAAATTGGACGACTTCTCGAATAATCCTGTAGGTAGTAATGTTAAAATAAGCTTATCATAAACCaaacaataatcaattaaatgttACCCAACTCACATATAAAGATTTAGGCACAATAACCGAGTGATCATAAAGAATACTATTGAAAGAACCATACACTCCATCGttaatgaaatacataatatgacttTCATTATTTGAACGTTTTTTAATAGAATGGATTTTTGTAGCGAGTGTAAATGCTGAAGCCACAAAATATCTACCAGGTTCTGCTATGATAGTCACTCCATTATTTGGAGGGAACCATTCATCAAGTGCATCATTCACTATATTTGCAATCTAAAATAAATGGttgaagtttaattttaaacaaaaaacacaaattgCTTTTTTAACAAGGTGCATACTTTGTCCAATGAAGTGTTTTTATTTCCAGGAAATCCTCCACCAATGTTCAACAAGTACATATTCATAAAACCTAACTCCTGAGCAAGTTGGAAAATACCTGCTGAAGCAGCAATTGCTCTTTGAAAAGCAGCTGGTTCATTGCATCCTGAACCAACATGAAAGCTTACTCCAACTACAGACAAACCTAAATCACGAGCCAATGCCATTAATGATGGTGCTTCGGTTAAAGGATCACACCCATATTTGATACCAAGGGGGCACTGTGCTTCAGTTGCATCACAACGAATTCGTATAACCAAGCtataaaagaaacaaaatattaacgttGTGTCTTGAGTTAGTTATTTGTAACTTACTTGCAAGATGGATGTAATGACTTAATTTTGTACAGTTCCAGTTTATTATCAAATGTTGTCAGATCAACGCATTTGCTCATGGCATATTTTATATGTGAAGCCATTTTTGCTGGATTAGCAAATATTAAACGTGATGGATTCACTCCCAAGtccaaaactttttttatctcgaccttattgaaataatttaattaatatccttgaattaatattagagttaaatttatttattttttaaatatccttaCTTTGGAAGCGCAATCAAAATTTGTTCCAAACGCTGACAAAATTTCTAGTACGAGGGAACTGTCGTTGCATTTTACAgctgaaatgtattttttaattaattttacacacaaataactagaatataattttaatttaaaatttaaataataacaaaattaaaattaattttatatttataatattatgtttataggcgtgcgcagactttgtCCACAGGGGGGCCTTATAAATGTCTGAaccaaaaatgtttgtactaatGACTACCGTAAAAAGGGGTGACCTCGGACATGTGGAGTGAATTTGGACAACGCCATGTTGTTTtagttatcttataattttagaatgaacatttaataaaagttgaaaactgaTACTCCAggttaatatctattataacctacatagaagataatatttattgatgacaTAATGGTGTcagagtatattatgttatggaggtaaatacaaaatattatgtttttgtatttttaaattacagaacAACATTGACTACTGTAGGATAACaacaaatagaaatatttgattGCGGTTTTTGGTAACCTATACTCGTTAACTTGTCTGTGTTAATTGGTATATGTGCAAATTGTTAAGTTACTTGATCTCACACTGTAGTAttaaaccattttaattattactaaacgtGGGATGACTTCGGACAACACATTAACTATACCCAAATCATATGTTAACAATATAGGAGGTCGTccgtatattaaaattataatcataatggtATTTAAAATGTCGTTGATGgtgttagttataaaataaatgacaacacaataagtaaaaacaaataagtaaaaaataaattttaagttgacatgtttatagaaaagtaaagaattatttttttagaatattaaataaatatgttgtatttGCGGATAATGTATggggttttttatttcaatttattacatttttttttttaatatctatattatccGAAGTTAATCATTGCAATTATAACATTGGTTTTTAATGAAATCTAATAGGTACGTGTACAAAGTCACCCCATTTCACTCTGGAcaaaattcaacttttaaaaaagtGTGAACTTTGATGACCTTAATGATTATTCTTCTGCTATACTATCTTCTTTTCactcattataatagtattttatttactagataggtataatatgtaaaagtttaatgtaggtaataagaATATTCAGTTTTTAGGTctaaaatattggttatttgtaattactattttaactaACCTATGTCTATGtggcatataaatatataatgttatctaCAAGTCACAATCATGAAAtaacgtaaatatataaataaagtacctagtTGATAGATActctgtgataaaaaaaaaatagtccacTAGCTAATATAGTGGACAGTAGAGtattctgtaataataataaatcattaggtCGATGATAACTGAtcaattaataactttattacatttattcacatatatctatacctactataatattaaaactggcttcaattttttcatgtaaaatgtaaaaatgttcgttatttagtatagtatagatatctatatatttattaaagaaaatgcCAGGGGCCGCGGCACACCTGCCCCCCCTCCATGTGTACGCCTATGATTATGTTTATGTtcttatgcatattttaattagttttatataacaCATGGTATTTTGAATGCAAGTATACAAATATCGACATGCCGATCAAAACAACAACAAGTTCTTCATCTAACATACATACTGATCACTCAATAAATGATGTTATGAAGTTACTGAAATCAATTGATGAAAAACATGACTTTGGTTtagaaaataatcaataaattaatggactacaaaaaatatttcattcacCTGATGAATTCATgggtttttaatactattttttatttgtttaaggtGAACAATTTGTGGagaatcttctattaaatttctaatgttaggtatgaaaaaaaaacttttatgaatatctaactgcaaaatagtttgaacattttagaaattttgtaaaaatttgaactttaattgcatataaaaaataatcgtgcgtatgcatctttaatatttttgaacttccaTTAATGAAACTTGTAAAGAACCTTGCATTAAAATACAACACAAAATTCTTAATTCTAGTTTAATCTTTATTCTAAACATAAGTGTGTCTGTCCTTCCGTTAGTTACCAGTACATATAATTACAATTGTAGATAATAAGAAACTTCTTTATTCACTATTGTTCGTAGTAACTTTACACAGTTACAATTGTTTgcattaagatattttaagaTTACCAAATTATTAATGGTTTTTGGAACTGTAGTTTATTGCTATGTATTATAATGCGTTTAGAAACTAGGAATTTAGCACATTTAGTGTGAGCTTTCCTAACTCGTTTATATATTGAATCTATGAAGAATCCAAATTAAGATATATTCAATACATACAACTATGGAAGTATTTAATGCATATACTCCGTgccacgagagaagtaacccgCTACGCGCATGCAGACTAATGGCAGAGACCGTTTCAAGACCCCGTTTCCCACACTTTACAACATTTTACATACTAATAGTATTACTATATAACATTGGCAACCATTGACGGTCGTGATCGTGCAACATCGACATGTAAAATAGGTAGGGGGTGGGCAGATTCGACCATGATTTGGTCGGGACAcgggttacttctctcgtggcACTGAGTATAGAATTTCGTATAGTTAGATACCTATGGCAGTAGCtgttaatcaaaaaataaaaataaatttaattctaaatttcTATCTACatagttaaatagttattaattaatttaactacaaaatacaatatggcTGCTATATAAAGACACTAGAACAACACaaatagttcaataatattttttgtaacaacattttatttgaattacagGAGGTAAAT from the Acyrthosiphon pisum isolate AL4f chromosome X, pea_aphid_22Mar2018_4r6ur, whole genome shotgun sequence genome contains:
- the LOC100161119 gene encoding ornithine decarboxylase 1, with product MRMLRPEEQIHIIDNEVTVEEIIKDIVRTNVMSDPFYIFDIGDLVNKAIIWQQKLPRVKPFYAVKCNDSSLVLEILSAFGTNFDCASKVEIKKVLDLGVNPSRLIFANPAKMASHIKYAMSKCVDLTTFDNKLELYKIKSLHPSCNLVIRIRCDATEAQCPLGIKYGCDPLTEAPSLMALARDLGLSVVGVSFHVGSGCNEPAAFQRAIAASAGIFQLAQELGFMNMYLLNIGGGFPGNKNTSLDKIANIVNDALDEWFPPNNGVTIIAEPGRYFVASAFTLATKIHSIKKRSNNESHIMYFINDGVYGSFNSILYDHSVIVPKSLYDYSRSRPICESSIWGPTCDGLDKVVDFVNMPLLKMDDWITFENMGAYTIPIACTFNGFPLPKVFAVANQRIWNKLKNVMDISEDIFTTVSIVATIKMIQSESIEDDACDENNFKYTQ